AAGCCGGTACGGTCAGATCCGGGGTGGTAAAGTCTGCAATCGGCATAGGAACACTTCTGGCTGAAGGCATCGGCGATACGATCAGAGTCTCACTGACAGGCGATCCTGCAGCAGAGATTCCGGTTGCCCAGCAGATTCTGCGGGTACTGGATCTTAAGAAAGGCGGATTCGAATTAATCAGTTGTCCGACCTGCGGCAGGACTCAGGTGGATTTAGTTCATCTGGCAGAGGAAGTAGAACAGAGACTTGAAGCTTTACCGGCACCATCCAAGAGCGTATCCATAGCCGTGATGGGCTGTGTGGTCAATGGCCCTGGGGAAGCCCGGGAAGCCGATTTTGGCATTGCAGGAGGAAAAGGCAGGGGGCTGCTTTTTGCACGGGGTGAGGTCATCGCACAGCTGCCTGAAGATGAATTAGTGCCGGCTTTGATGGAGAAAATCGAAGACGATTTAAGTCTATCAGAAAAACACTAAACATTTTCTGATAGATCTTTAAAAATAAATCAGCGGTTTTCCGGTTGTTTAATCCTGTGTGAAAATGGTAATATTGAAGAGCAAGAACTTTTTAAGAGCAAGCACTTGTTGAAAGGAAGAAATAAACAATGAAAGTTAGCCAATTATTGAATCCGACCTTGCGGGAAGTGCCTGCAGAAGCCGAAGTGATCAGTCACCAGCTCATGCTGAGAGCCGGATTTATCCGCAAAGCTGCAGCCGGGATTTATACATATCTTCCTCTGGGACTCAGAGTAATTAAAAAGATCGAGCAAATCGTGCGCGAAGAGATGGATGCCAAAGGCGGGCAGGAAGTCATGCTGCCGATTGTCCAGCCGGCTGAGCTGTGGAAAGAAACCGGACGCTGGGATGTCTATGGTCCGGAGATGTTCCGATTAAAAGACCGGCATGACCGGGAATTCTGTCTCGGACCCACGCATGAAGAAGTCATCACCGACTTGGTCAGAAGTGAAGTCCGTTCCTACAAACAGCTGCCGCTCCTTCTGTACCAGATTCAAAATAAATACCGTGATGAAAGAAGACCACGTTTCGGACTGATGCGCGGCAGAGAATTTATCATGAAGGACTTATATTCTTTTGACAGGGATCCTGAAGGTTCCAGGGAAAGCTACCGCAAGATGTATGAGGCTTATGAACGGATTTTTACGCGCTGTGGGCTGACTTTCCGTGCTGTCGAGGCAGATGCCGGTGCGATTGGCGGAACAGGCGGAACCCATGAATTTATGGTGCTGGCCGAATCCGGAGAGGCTGCGGTGGTATTCTGTCCAGATTGCGATTATGCCGCCAATGTCGAGAAAGCTGAATGTCTGCCGCATCCAGACACTGATCAGGATATTCTGGCAGGCCGGACAGGTGAGGTTCATACCCCCAATATTAAAACGATTGACCAGCTGGCTGATTTCTTAAAAATCAACAAGTCTTCTCTGATAAAAACGCTTTTGTATAAAGGCGACGACCGTTTTATACTTGTCCTGGTTAGGGGAGACCGGGAAGTCAATGAAATCAAGGTCAATAATATGCTCGGACCGTTCCTGAACCTCAGAATGGCTGACCCGGAGGAAGTCCGAGAGGTTTTCAACTGCGAGCACGGGTTCATCGGACCGGTTGGACTTAAGGATGTCTATGTTGCCGCAGACCTTGAAGTAGCTGAGATGAAACAGGGAGTCTGCGGAGCCAATAAAAAAGATTATCATCTGCTCGGTGTTGCTTGCGGAAAGGATTTTATTCCTGCCAAAATAGCAGACCTCAGAATGGTAACGCCGGGTGAACCCTGCCCGAAATGCCAGGGACGGCTCCAGGAAGCCCGTGGGATTGAAGTCGGACAAGTCTTCAACCTTGGCACGAAATACAGTCAGGCCCTTCAGGCAACCTACCTCGACGATACTGGTAAGGAAAAGGTCTGCTATATGGGCTGCTATGGGATAGGCGTCAGCAGAACAATGGCTGCCGCCATTGAGCAGAATTATGATGAGAACGGAATTATCTGGCCGATGCCGATTGCCCCGTATCATTGTATTATCGTCCCGGTTTCCTTAAAGGACGAAAATGTCGTTGCCACTGCTGAACGGCTTTATGAAGAATTAAAAGCCCTCGGAATCGAGACAGTATACGATGACAGGGACGAACGTCCCGGCGTAAAATTCAAGGATGCGGATCTCGTCGGATATCCTCTAAGACTGACCATCGGCGCTAAAGCACTCGCTGAAGGCAAAGTTGAACTGTACAACAGAAGCACCCGGCAAGTTGAGCTGGTTGAGGCGGACCGCGTTTGCAGTCTTGTAACAGAAATTATCAAAGAAGCCTGTCGTGTCTAGAGCCACGTTTTCAAAATCTTACACAAATTGTTGATTATTGAGTATTAAAAAACCGTTATGTATGGCAGGTCTGGGGGCCACAATACCGCTTTTCGGCCGTTGCGTCTTCCTTGACGCGTCGCTCCTTGCCATCCATGGCCGTCAAAAGGCCGTGCTTCGCCATCCAGGCGCGGGAACTGTGGCCCCCAGACTGATCTTAGGGTTATTCAAGCAAGTCTGCATGTCAGAATGTAGATTATTCTTGAGAATTTATTAAAAGAAAAGAACAGTGTACTCGTTATACTTCTCAAAGTTACATGCTTAATTTAAGCAAACATTATAATCTTATTATCCAAAGATTATCCAAAGATTATCCAAAGATTATCCAAAGATTCAGTCTGTGTGCCACAATTCCAGCGTCAAGCGGAGCATGGAGTGCGAAGCGCGGCCTTTTGTGTCATGGATGACACAACGGCCGAAAGCGGATTTGTGGCATACAGACCAACCCCAAATAAGTTACATAGTAAGTTACATAGTAATATGCAGTGATGTGAAATTGCGTTTGGATACAGAGGAGGCATTCATTGGTGTTAAATGCGGCAGTCAAACTGGAAGCAACACCGTTTTATCAGGAACTACCAAGTGATGTCAGCATGAGGCTGGATACTTTTCTAAATTACATACTGCTGGAGAGGGTGGAGATTGTTCCTGAACAAAGAAAGTGGATACTCCATCTTTCTTTATCCTGTCCGGTCCAGGAAGAGATTCTGGGCCTCTTAACTGAATCCCTAAAGAAAAGATTAAATAGTGGGAACGAAAATAACGGAATCACGATTGAGATAAAAACAAAAATGTCTCCCGATTTTACCCTAGAGATGCTTTGTCAAGAACATTGGCTGCAAATCATCCAGGATATTCACGAGAAAGTGCCTTCCCTTAAGGTCTGGCTGAATGCTTCCGTAAAATACGAGGTTGTTAATAACAGATTGACCTTCTTCGTTCCGAGCATGATGGCGATGGAATATTGTCAGTTGAAACAGGATAGTCTGGAAAGCTTCTTTCAGCAGAAATATGGTATGGAGGCAAGAATTTTCTGGGAAATTGAAGAGACTGCTGCTGAAGAAGAAATCTATTTTGACGCGGAAAAAGAAGAGCAGAAGTATGTAGAGGAAATCCTGTCCAAAAAGTCTGAAGAGAAAAAAGAGAAGAAAGAGCAGAATGCTGTTTTGCTTGGCAGAGAGATAAAGGGTACGCCGGCTCCGTTAGCCGATATTCATGACGAGGAGAAACAGGTCATTGTAGAGGGTGAGGTCTGCGAAACAGAAATCAGACGATTAAAAAGCGGACGTCAATTATTGTCGTTCGGGTTGACAGACAAGACAAACTCAATAGGCTGCAAACTGTTCTTTGACGAAGGGAAAAAACCTCTGGAAATCAACAAAGGTGACTGGCTCAGAGTGAAAGGGGCCGTGCAGTTCGATCGTTATACGACCGAGCTGACGTTGATGCCAAGGGATATGATGACTGTTTCGAAGACGTCCAAGCCGGATCTTGCGGAAGAGAAACGGGTTGAACTGCATCTGCACACCAAGCATTCGGAAATGGATGGTGTTTCATCGATCCAAAACATGGTGAAGCGAGCCGGTGAATGGGGACATACCGCGATTGCTGTAACAGACCACGGGGTCGTTCAGGCTTTCCCGGATGCAGCTGAAGCCGGGAAAAAGTACGGTGTCAAAATCATCTATGGCATGGAAGGCTATTTGGTCGAGGATGCTGGAACTAATCCGGTCGAGTTGAGCCGCAGCCGTTCTTTTCATATTATTATTCTGGCTAAGGATTATATCGGCTTAAAAAATCTGTATAAACTTGTTACCGCTTCCCATATGGAGTATTTTTACAGACGTCCCCGCATTCCACGTTCACTGCTTGATGCCCACAGGGAAGGTTTGATCCTTGGTTCGGCCTGCGAATCAGGAGAACTGATGCGGGCAATCTTGCAAAAAAAAGATGCGGCAGAAATCAAAAAAATTGCTTTGTATTACGATTATCTGGAAATCCAGCCGCTGGGGAACAATCAGTTTATGCTGAAAAACGGTGAGGTTTCCAGTGAACAAGAATTGATCGATATTAATCGGCGCATTGTCTCTCTTAGCAAGGAACTTGGTATTCCTGTCGCGGCTACCTGTGACGTCCATTTTCTTGATAAGGAAGATGAAGTTTACCGAAGAATTTTGATGGCCGGGAAAGGCTTTGCCGATGCCGATGAGCAGGCTCCGCTGTATTTCAGGTCAACGGATGAAATGCTCAAGGAATTTGCTTATCTTGATGAAGAGGATGCCTATCGGGCGGTAGTTGCAACACCGAGAATGATTGCTGAACAGGTCGCTGAAATCAAACCGTTCCCGGACGACTTTTTTGAACCGAAGATTGAAGGCGCTGCCGATAAAATCCGGGATATGACGATGACCAGAGCGTATGAGCTGTACGGCAATCCTTTGCCGGAAATGGTTCAGAAAACCTTAAATAAGGAACTGGATTCCATTATCGGCAACGGTTTTGCTGTGTTGTACCTGATTGCGCATCTGCTCGTAAAAAGATCGAACGAGGATGGTTATCTGGTCGGATCAAGGGGTTCCGTCGGTTCATCACTCGTCGCAACTTTTACCGGCATCACGGAGGTCAATCCGCTTCCGCCACACTATCGTTGTGCTAACCCGGAGTGTCTTTATTCAGAGTTTGTGACGGACGGAATCGCCGGAGCAGGTGTGGATCTGCCGGATAAAATATGTCCGCAGTGCGGCAGGGAACTGGTCAAAGACGGACATGACATCCCGTTTGAAACCTTCCTGGGCTTTAAAGGAGACAAGGTTCCTGATATCGATCTAAATTTCTCGGGAGAATATCAGCCCAGAGCTATGAAATACACCGAGGAGATATTTGGCAAGGAAAATGTTTTTCGGGCCGGAACGATCTCCACGATTGCTGAAAAAACTGCCTATGGTTTTGTGAAAAATTACCTTGAAGAAAGAAAGGTCAAATATAACCAGACAGAACTGAACCGGCTGGTTAACGGCTGTACGGGCGTAAAAAGAACAACAGGACAGCACCCGGGAGGATTAATGGTTATCCCGAAAGAATGCGATGTCTTTGATTTTACCCCGCTGCAAAGGCCAGCTAACGACACCTCCTCAGATATTATTACGACCCACTTCGACTACCATTCCATCTCCGGGCGTTTAACCAAACTGGACCTGCTCGGTCATGACGATCCGACGTCGATTAAAATGCTGGAGGACCTGACAGGGCTTGATGCCAAGAAAATCCGACTCGATGACACGCAAACCCTCTCACTTTTTTCGAGTACGGATGCGCTTGACGTGACTGCGGAGGAAATCGGGTCCACGACCGGAACACTCGGTATCCCGGAATTTGGTACAAAATTTGTAAGACAGATGCTGGAAGACACCAAACCTTCAAGCTTTTCCCATTTGGTCAGAATATCCGGACTTTCCCATGGTACGAATGTCTGGGTTGGCAATGCCCAGGACCTTGTCTTAAACGGTACAGCTGACATCTCCAACATTATTGCCTGCCGTGATGACATTATGATCTATTTGATTCAGATGGGACTTAATTCCAGCCATGCCTTTAAAATTATGGAGTCGGTCCGCAAGGGTAAAGGACTCAAAGATGAAGATATTGAGGCTATGAAAAAACAAAATGTTCCGGATTGGTATATTGACTCTTGTCAGAAGATCAGCTATATGTTTCCGAAGGCCCATGCTGTAGCTTATGTGACAATGGCTTTCAGGATCGCTTGGTTTAAGATCAATTATCCTGAAGCGTTTTATGCCACATTTTTTACCGTCAGGGCAGATGAGTTTGATGCGGAACTGATCTGCAGCGGTGTGAAAAAGTGCCGGGAGGCTATCAAAGAAATTGCCGCCAAAGGCAACAATGCAACGGCTAAGGACAAGAACCTGCAGACGATCCTTGAGATTGTGGTGGAAATGTACTGCCGGAAGATTAAGCTGCGCAAGGTTAATCTGTGGGAATCAGATGCGGTACGTTTTCAGGTAACACCTGATGGGCTCCTGCCGCCACTGTCATCCCTGCAGGGAGTCGGTGAAACGGCTGCGGCGAGTTTGGTCAAACTCAGGGAACATGGAACGATCAAATCTGTCGAAGATATCCAGGCCCGATCCAACGGAAAGATCAGCAAAACCGTCATTGAAACGCTTCAGCAGCACGGGTGTCTGGAAGGGCTGCCCGATAAAAATCAGCTGAGTTTGTTTTAAACTGGACATTAGGAATATTGCAGACGGAAACAGTATATGATATAGTAAAAGCAGGAATTTTATTCTAAGCAGATTTTTGGTTCAGAGTGGGGATTACCCACTCTTTCATTTGGTATGATGAAAAAATAAAAAATGCTTAACTCTAAAAGGAGTACACGATGAGCAATTCTATTCTAAACAAAGTTAGAAGTTTGGCAGAGCCACTCGTAATGGAGCTGGGACTGGAATTCGTCGATGTCGAGTATGTTAAGGAAGGTGCTTACTGGTATCTGCGATTATATATTGATAAGGAAGGCGGAGTAGAGATTGACGACTGTGCCGAGGTAAGCCATCAAATTAATGAGGTTCTGGATAAAGAAAACCCGATTCCTCAGGCCTATATGCTGGAAGTCTCTTCTCCCGGAATTGAGAGACCGCTTAAAAAGAGAGAAGATTATATTAAATATACAGGAAAGCTTGTCAGTATTAATACGACAGAAGTGTTTGAGGGATACAGCCGCTTTACCGGAAATTTAAAAGGACTGGCTGATGACCAGGTTATCCTAGAATATGAGGGGCGGAAGATTGCCATTCCTTTGTCGCTAATTGAAAAGGCCCATCTTACTTTTGATTTTTAAAATGATTTTGAGGAGGGATTCAGACAGATGAACATGGAGTTCATTGAGGCAATTCACGAATTAGAAAAAGAAAAAGGTATTTCGACAGAGATATTGTTTGAAGCGATTGAAGCTGCTCTGATATCGGCATATAAAAAGAACTTTTCCTCTTTACAGAATGTAAGGATCCATATAGACCGCTTGAATGGAGAAATTAAAGTATATGCCCGCAAAAACGTTGTGGAAATTGCGGATGATCCTCGCACCCAAATATCATTAGAAGAAGCTAAAAAAATGGACCCGAACTATTCAACTGAAGATATTGTTGAATTTGAAGTCACCCCGCGTGACTTTGGCCGCATCGCAGCGCAGACTGCTAAGCAGGTTGTTGTCCAAAGAATACGTGAGGCTGAACGTGGATTAATATACGATGAATATATTAATCGCGAGGGAGATATTGTCACCGGTATTGTCCAACGCTATGAACAGCGTAACGTCATTGTGGATCTTGGCAAGGTGGAGGCCGTACTGCCTGCCTCAGAGCAGAATCCCGGAGTAAACTACCAGCCTTTTGAAAGAATCAAGGCCTATGTTGTTGAAGTGAAGAAAACGACCAAAGGCCCCCAAATTTTACTTTCCCGCACCCATCCAGGACTGATCAAACGATTGTTTGAGCTGGAAGTTCCGGAGATTCACGATGGAATTGTAGAAATCAAAGCAGTTGCAAGGGAAGCAGGTGCACGCTCTAAAATTGCCGTTTACTCGAAAGACAAAAACGTTGATCCGGTTGGAGCGTGTGTTGGACCAAAGGGCAGCAGGGTACAGAATATTGTGAATGAACTGAAAGGCGAAAAAATGGACATCATCAACTGGTCGGCTGATCCGATTGATTTTGTCTCCAATGCGCTTTCCCCGGCCAGAGTCCTGGGTGTTTATCCGCGGTATGAAGACAAGGTAACGTTGGTGGTCGTGCCGGACTATCAATTATCCCTCGCTATCGGGAAAGAAGGACAGAACGCCAGACTGGCTGCAAAGCTGACCGGCTGGAAAATCGATATTAAGAACGAAACGCAGGCGCTCGCTCAGAATTTGATCCCGGAAGACAGCTATCAGGATGAAGAATATGAGAGTGAGTACTATGAACAGGCGTATGAACCCTATGAAGAAGGAGAATATACAGATTATGAAGACGAACCCTACGGCGATTATGTAGAAGGCGAGTATGAAGAATCTGAAGAAGAATATCAGGAATATGATGAAGGCTATCAGGACTACACAGAAGAAGGATACGATGAATATGGTGACGGGAGTTATCAGGAGGACGAGGATAGCCAATACTACGATGAATACGATGAATCTGCAGAATATGACGGCGATGAAAATGCCCGAAATGAAAACAGTGATGCTGATGTGTCATATTCAGAATTAGAATCACCTGCTAATGAAGCTTCCCAAGTAGATGAACAGCAGGAAGCAGAGAAACCCAAGAAAAAGGCCAAATCTTCAAGCAAGAAAAAATAGGCTTCAGTGACCAAAAGTAATTCCTGAAAGGTGAGAAAATGAAGGTACGAAAAATCCCTCTGCGCATGTGTCTTGGCTGCCAGGAAATGAAACCAAAAAAAGAATTATTGAGAATCGTGAAAACATCTGAGGGAGTATTGGAATTTGATCCTTCTTCCAAGAAAAATGGGCGTGGAGCTTACCTTTGCCAGTGTCCAGATTGTCTGATAAAAGCTCTGAAACAAAACCGTTTTGAAAAAACTTTTGGCATCAAACCGACCAAAGAGATGCTGGCCGAAATTGAAAGGCAGATGAATTCTTCTTGACACCAAAAATATTATCATTGCTTGGAATGGCAAGGAGAGCCGGGAAAATTTCTTCCGGAGAATCACAGGTTGAAGCATTCTTAAAAAAACAAAAGGGCTCGTTATTGATTATTGCAGAAGATTCACCGGGCTCTATCACCAAGTACACGCAATGGGCCGATGATCTTCATATTCCGGTTATGATCTGCAGCACGAAACAAGAACTCGGGACGGCTGTCGGATTATCACCAAGAGCACTTATACTGATTATGGATGACGGTTTCGCCAAAGCAATCATCAGGTTGGGGGACACACCTGAAAATGAGCGGGTTTAAATGTTTTAATGTCCCCAGTAAGAGATAAGGAGTTGAAAGGTTATATTTCTATTTTCGTTTTTGGGGGGTGACAATGTGACCAATATTCGAGTTCACGAACTGGCTAAAGAATTGAATATATCCAGCAAGGCTTTAATGGAAAAGTTTAATGATATTGGGGTACCAGTGAAAAACCACTTAAGTGCGGTATCCACGGAGGAAGTTGAAAAAGTTAAAAAAGCGCTGACCAAGACAGGCGAATCACAGCAAAAAGAAGTAAGCAAGCCGGTTAAGGCTGCCGGGGCTGAGGAAAAAGTCCCTGCCAGAAAAAGGACCGAAGAAGATATTCCCCCGGAAAGCTTCAGAGATGCAGAAGGTCACAAAAAAAGTCAGGATCAAAGACCGTCAGGTGAGATGAGACCGCAGGGTCAAAGACCGCCAGGCGAGATGAGACCGCAGGGCCAAAGACCGCCAGGTGAGATGAGACCGCAGGGCCAAAGACCGCCAGGCGAGATGAGACCGCAGGGCCAAAGACCGCCAGGCGAGATGAGACCGCAGGGCCAAAGACCGCCAGGCGAGATGAGACCGCAGGGCCAAAGACCGCCAGGCGAGATGAGACCGCAGGGCCAAAGACCGCCAGGCGAGATGAGACCGCAGGGCCAAAGACCGCCAGGCGAGATGAGACCGCAGGGCCAAAGACCGCCAGGCGAGATGAGACCGCAGGGCCAAAGACCGCCAGGCGAGATGAGACCGCAGGGCCAAAGACCGCCAGGCGAGATGAGACCGCAGGGCCAAAGACCGCCAGGCGAGATGAGACCGCAGGGCCAAAGACCGCCAGGTGAGATGAGACCGCAGGGTCAAAGACCGCCAGGTGAGATGAGACCGCAGGGCCAAAGACCGCCAGGTGAATTCAGACCGCAGGGTCAAAGACCGCCGGGTGAGATGAGACCGCAGGGCCAAAGACCGCCGGGTGAATTCAGACCGCAGGGCCAAAGACCGCCAGGTGAATTCAGACCGCAGGGCCAAAGACCGCCAGGTGAATTCAGACCGCAGGGCCAAAGACCGCCAGG
This genomic stretch from Dehalobacter restrictus DSM 9455 harbors:
- a CDS encoding proline--tRNA ligase, with protein sequence MKVSQLLNPTLREVPAEAEVISHQLMLRAGFIRKAAAGIYTYLPLGLRVIKKIEQIVREEMDAKGGQEVMLPIVQPAELWKETGRWDVYGPEMFRLKDRHDREFCLGPTHEEVITDLVRSEVRSYKQLPLLLYQIQNKYRDERRPRFGLMRGREFIMKDLYSFDRDPEGSRESYRKMYEAYERIFTRCGLTFRAVEADAGAIGGTGGTHEFMVLAESGEAAVVFCPDCDYAANVEKAECLPHPDTDQDILAGRTGEVHTPNIKTIDQLADFLKINKSSLIKTLLYKGDDRFILVLVRGDREVNEIKVNNMLGPFLNLRMADPEEVREVFNCEHGFIGPVGLKDVYVAADLEVAEMKQGVCGANKKDYHLLGVACGKDFIPAKIADLRMVTPGEPCPKCQGRLQEARGIEVGQVFNLGTKYSQALQATYLDDTGKEKVCYMGCYGIGVSRTMAAAIEQNYDENGIIWPMPIAPYHCIIVPVSLKDENVVATAERLYEELKALGIETVYDDRDERPGVKFKDADLVGYPLRLTIGAKALAEGKVELYNRSTRQVELVEADRVCSLVTEIIKEACRV
- a CDS encoding PolC-type DNA polymerase III, which translates into the protein MLNAAVKLEATPFYQELPSDVSMRLDTFLNYILLERVEIVPEQRKWILHLSLSCPVQEEILGLLTESLKKRLNSGNENNGITIEIKTKMSPDFTLEMLCQEHWLQIIQDIHEKVPSLKVWLNASVKYEVVNNRLTFFVPSMMAMEYCQLKQDSLESFFQQKYGMEARIFWEIEETAAEEEIYFDAEKEEQKYVEEILSKKSEEKKEKKEQNAVLLGREIKGTPAPLADIHDEEKQVIVEGEVCETEIRRLKSGRQLLSFGLTDKTNSIGCKLFFDEGKKPLEINKGDWLRVKGAVQFDRYTTELTLMPRDMMTVSKTSKPDLAEEKRVELHLHTKHSEMDGVSSIQNMVKRAGEWGHTAIAVTDHGVVQAFPDAAEAGKKYGVKIIYGMEGYLVEDAGTNPVELSRSRSFHIIILAKDYIGLKNLYKLVTASHMEYFYRRPRIPRSLLDAHREGLILGSACESGELMRAILQKKDAAEIKKIALYYDYLEIQPLGNNQFMLKNGEVSSEQELIDINRRIVSLSKELGIPVAATCDVHFLDKEDEVYRRILMAGKGFADADEQAPLYFRSTDEMLKEFAYLDEEDAYRAVVATPRMIAEQVAEIKPFPDDFFEPKIEGAADKIRDMTMTRAYELYGNPLPEMVQKTLNKELDSIIGNGFAVLYLIAHLLVKRSNEDGYLVGSRGSVGSSLVATFTGITEVNPLPPHYRCANPECLYSEFVTDGIAGAGVDLPDKICPQCGRELVKDGHDIPFETFLGFKGDKVPDIDLNFSGEYQPRAMKYTEEIFGKENVFRAGTISTIAEKTAYGFVKNYLEERKVKYNQTELNRLVNGCTGVKRTTGQHPGGLMVIPKECDVFDFTPLQRPANDTSSDIITTHFDYHSISGRLTKLDLLGHDDPTSIKMLEDLTGLDAKKIRLDDTQTLSLFSSTDALDVTAEEIGSTTGTLGIPEFGTKFVRQMLEDTKPSSFSHLVRISGLSHGTNVWVGNAQDLVLNGTADISNIIACRDDIMIYLIQMGLNSSHAFKIMESVRKGKGLKDEDIEAMKKQNVPDWYIDSCQKISYMFPKAHAVAYVTMAFRIAWFKINYPEAFYATFFTVRADEFDAELICSGVKKCREAIKEIAAKGNNATAKDKNLQTILEIVVEMYCRKIKLRKVNLWESDAVRFQVTPDGLLPPLSSLQGVGETAAASLVKLREHGTIKSVEDIQARSNGKISKTVIETLQQHGCLEGLPDKNQLSLF
- the rimP gene encoding ribosome maturation factor RimP; translated protein: MSNSILNKVRSLAEPLVMELGLEFVDVEYVKEGAYWYLRLYIDKEGGVEIDDCAEVSHQINEVLDKENPIPQAYMLEVSSPGIERPLKKREDYIKYTGKLVSINTTEVFEGYSRFTGNLKGLADDQVILEYEGRKIAIPLSLIEKAHLTFDF
- the nusA gene encoding transcription termination factor NusA, whose product is MNMEFIEAIHELEKEKGISTEILFEAIEAALISAYKKNFSSLQNVRIHIDRLNGEIKVYARKNVVEIADDPRTQISLEEAKKMDPNYSTEDIVEFEVTPRDFGRIAAQTAKQVVVQRIREAERGLIYDEYINREGDIVTGIVQRYEQRNVIVDLGKVEAVLPASEQNPGVNYQPFERIKAYVVEVKKTTKGPQILLSRTHPGLIKRLFELEVPEIHDGIVEIKAVAREAGARSKIAVYSKDKNVDPVGACVGPKGSRVQNIVNELKGEKMDIINWSADPIDFVSNALSPARVLGVYPRYEDKVTLVVVPDYQLSLAIGKEGQNARLAAKLTGWKIDIKNETQALAQNLIPEDSYQDEEYESEYYEQAYEPYEEGEYTDYEDEPYGDYVEGEYEESEEEYQEYDEGYQDYTEEGYDEYGDGSYQEDEDSQYYDEYDESAEYDGDENARNENSDADVSYSELESPANEASQVDEQQEAEKPKKKAKSSSKKK
- the rnpM gene encoding RNase P modulator RnpM; translation: MKVRKIPLRMCLGCQEMKPKKELLRIVKTSEGVLEFDPSSKKNGRGAYLCQCPDCLIKALKQNRFEKTFGIKPTKEMLAEIERQMNSS
- a CDS encoding L7Ae/L30e/S12e/Gadd45 family ribosomal protein, encoding MTPKILSLLGMARRAGKISSGESQVEAFLKKQKGSLLIIAEDSPGSITKYTQWADDLHIPVMICSTKQELGTAVGLSPRALILIMDDGFAKAIIRLGDTPENERV